In Tursiops truncatus isolate mTurTru1 chromosome 19, mTurTru1.mat.Y, whole genome shotgun sequence, a genomic segment contains:
- the BCKDHA gene encoding 2-oxoisovalerate dehydrogenase subunit alpha, mitochondrial isoform X2, whose amino-acid sequence MAVAAAAARVWGSSRGLGRVGLLLRRPGARGLARSHPQRQQQHFSSLDDKPQFPGASAEFIDKLEFIQPNVISGIPIYRVMDRQGQIINPSEDPHLPQEKVLKFYKTMTLLNTMDRILYESQRQGRISFYMTNYGEEGTHVGSAAALDSTDLVFGQYREAAVGAAYAAKRANANRVIICYFGEGAASEGDAHAGFNFAATLECPIIFFCRNNGYAISTPTSEQYRGDGIAARGPGYGILSIRVDGNDVFAVYNATKEARRRAVAENQPFLIEAMTYRIGHHSTSDDSSAYRSVDEVNYWDKQDHPISRLRHYLQSCGWWDDEQEKAWRKQSRKKVMEAFEQAERKLKPSPSLLFSDVYQEMPTQLRKQQESLARHLQAYGEHYPLDHFEK is encoded by the exons CATCcccagaggcagcagcagcaCTTCTCGTCCCTGGATGACAAGCCCCAGTTCCCAGGGGCCTCGGCGGAGTTTATAGACAAGCTCGAGTTCATCCAGCCCAATGTCATCTCTGGGATCCCCATCTACCGCGTCATGGACCGGCAGGGCCAGATCATCAACCCCAGCGAGGATCCCCAC CTGCCCCAGGAGAAGGTGCTCAAGTTCTACAAGACCATGACGCTGCTCAACACCATGGACCGCATCCTCTATGAGTCCCAGAGACAG GGCCGGATATCCTTCTACATGACCAACTATGGTGAGGAGGGGACGCACGTGGGGAGTGCAGCAGCCCTGGACAGCACGGACCTGGTGTTTGGCCAGTACCGGGAGGCAG CGGTGGGGGCAGCCTACGCGGCCAAGCGGGCCAACGCCAACAGGGTCATCATCTGTTACTTCGGAGAGGGCGCGGCCAGTGAGGGGGACGCCCACGCCGGCTTCAACTTCGCCGCCACCCTCGAGTGCCCCATCATCTTCTTCTGCCGGAACAACGGCTATGCCATCTCCACGCCCACCTCTGAGCAGTACCGCGGGGATGGCATCG CGGCTCGAGGCCCCGGATACGGCATCCTGTCCATTCGCGTGGATGGCAATGATGTGTTTGCTGTGTACAACGCCACCAAGGAGGCCCGGCGGCGGGCCGTGGCAGAGAACCAGCCCTTCCTCATTGAGGCCATGACCTACAG GATCGGGCACCACAGCACCAGCGACGACAGCTCAGCGTACCGCTCAGTGGACGAGGTCAATTACTGGGACAAGCAGGACCACCCCATCTCCCGGCTGAGGCACTACCTGCAGAGCTGTGGCTGGTGGGACGATGAGCAGGAGAAGGCCTGGAGGAAGCAGTCCCGCAAGAAG GTGATGGAGGCCTTTGAGCAGGCCGAGCGGAAGCTGAAGCCCAGCCCCAGCCTGCTCTTCTCAGATGTGTATCAGGAGATGCCTACCCAGCTCCGCAAGCAGCAGGAGTCTTTGGCCCGTCACCTCCAGGCCTATGGGGAACACTACCCCCTGGATCACTTCGAGAAGTGA
- the BCKDHA gene encoding 2-oxoisovalerate dehydrogenase subunit alpha, mitochondrial isoform X1 — translation MAVAAAAARVWGSSRGLGRVGLLLRRPGARGLARSHPQRQQQHFSSLDDKPQFPGASAEFIDKLEFIQPNVISGIPIYRVMDRQGQIINPSEDPHLPQEKVLKFYKTMTLLNTMDRILYESQRQGRISFYMTNYGEEGTHVGSAAALDSTDLVFGQYREAGVLMYRNYPLELFMAQCYGNVSDLGKGRQMPVHYGCRERHFVTISSPLATQIPQAVGAAYAAKRANANRVIICYFGEGAASEGDAHAGFNFAATLECPIIFFCRNNGYAISTPTSEQYRGDGIAARGPGYGILSIRVDGNDVFAVYNATKEARRRAVAENQPFLIEAMTYRIGHHSTSDDSSAYRSVDEVNYWDKQDHPISRLRHYLQSCGWWDDEQEKAWRKQSRKKVMEAFEQAERKLKPSPSLLFSDVYQEMPTQLRKQQESLARHLQAYGEHYPLDHFEK, via the exons CATCcccagaggcagcagcagcaCTTCTCGTCCCTGGATGACAAGCCCCAGTTCCCAGGGGCCTCGGCGGAGTTTATAGACAAGCTCGAGTTCATCCAGCCCAATGTCATCTCTGGGATCCCCATCTACCGCGTCATGGACCGGCAGGGCCAGATCATCAACCCCAGCGAGGATCCCCAC CTGCCCCAGGAGAAGGTGCTCAAGTTCTACAAGACCATGACGCTGCTCAACACCATGGACCGCATCCTCTATGAGTCCCAGAGACAG GGCCGGATATCCTTCTACATGACCAACTATGGTGAGGAGGGGACGCACGTGGGGAGTGCAGCAGCCCTGGACAGCACGGACCTGGTGTTTGGCCAGTACCGGGAGGCAG GCGTGCTCATGTACCGGAACTATCCCCTGGAACTGTTCATGGCCCAGTGCTACGGCAACGTGAGCGACCTGGGCAAGGGGCGCCAGATGCCCGTCCACTATGGCTGCAGGGAGCGCCATTTCGTCACCATCTCCTCTCCACTGGCCACGCAGATCCCTCAGG CGGTGGGGGCAGCCTACGCGGCCAAGCGGGCCAACGCCAACAGGGTCATCATCTGTTACTTCGGAGAGGGCGCGGCCAGTGAGGGGGACGCCCACGCCGGCTTCAACTTCGCCGCCACCCTCGAGTGCCCCATCATCTTCTTCTGCCGGAACAACGGCTATGCCATCTCCACGCCCACCTCTGAGCAGTACCGCGGGGATGGCATCG CGGCTCGAGGCCCCGGATACGGCATCCTGTCCATTCGCGTGGATGGCAATGATGTGTTTGCTGTGTACAACGCCACCAAGGAGGCCCGGCGGCGGGCCGTGGCAGAGAACCAGCCCTTCCTCATTGAGGCCATGACCTACAG GATCGGGCACCACAGCACCAGCGACGACAGCTCAGCGTACCGCTCAGTGGACGAGGTCAATTACTGGGACAAGCAGGACCACCCCATCTCCCGGCTGAGGCACTACCTGCAGAGCTGTGGCTGGTGGGACGATGAGCAGGAGAAGGCCTGGAGGAAGCAGTCCCGCAAGAAG GTGATGGAGGCCTTTGAGCAGGCCGAGCGGAAGCTGAAGCCCAGCCCCAGCCTGCTCTTCTCAGATGTGTATCAGGAGATGCCTACCCAGCTCCGCAAGCAGCAGGAGTCTTTGGCCCGTCACCTCCAGGCCTATGGGGAACACTACCCCCTGGATCACTTCGAGAAGTGA
- the B3GNT8 gene encoding UDP-GlcNAc:betaGal beta-1,3-N-acetylglucosaminyltransferase 8 has translation MRCPKCLLCLSALLTLLGLKVYIEWTSEPRLGKAYPGPRSTPPGPTPASPEPTLPANLSARLGQTDPLPSAYWNQQQWRLGTLPSGDSTEVGGCRAWGAAAAAEIPDFASYPEDLRHFLLSAACRSFPRWLPRGGGGQVASCEDPDVPYLLLAVKSEPGRFAERQAVRETWGRPAPGVRLLFLLGSPAGEGRPDLGSLVAWESRRYSDLLLWDFLDAPFNQTLKDLLLLAWLGRHCPSVSFILQALDDAFVRVPALLDHLRALPPSTARGLYLGEVFTQAKPLRKPGGPFYVPGSFFEGGYPAYASGGGYIIAGRLAPWLLRAAARVAPFPFDDVYTGLCFQALGLAPRTHKGFFTAWPAGRTADPCAFRDLLLVRPLSPQDSVRLWKQLRDPQLQC, from the coding sequence ATGCGCTGCCCCAAGTGCCTTCTCTGCCTGTCAGCACTGCTCACACTCTTGGGCCTCAAAGTGTACATCGAGTGGACGTCCGAGCCCCGGCTGGGTAAGGCCTACCCGGGACCCCGCAGCACCCCACCAGGCCCCACGCCAGCCAGCCCCGAGCCCACCCTGCCGGCTAACCTCTCGGCCCGTCTGGGCCAGACTGACCCGCTGCCCTCGGCCTACTGGAACCAGCAGCAGTGGCGGTTGGGGACCCTGCCCAGTGGGGACAGCACTGAGGTGGGGGGCTGCCGCGCTTGGGGAGCTGCCGCTGCGGCCGAGATCCCCGACTTCGCCTCCTACCCCGAGGACCTCCGCCACTTCCTGCTGTCGGCAGCCTGCCGGAGCTTCCCACGGTGGCTGCCCAGGGGTGGCGGTGGCCAGGTGGCCAGCTGCGAGGACCCCGACGTCCCCTACCTGCTGTTGGCCGTCAAGTCGGAACCAGGGCGCTTTGCAGAACGACAGGCCGTGAGGGAGACGTGGGGCAGGCCGGCTCCCGGGGTCCGGCTGCTCTTCCTGCTGGGGTCCCCGGCGGGCGAGGGGAGGCCTGACCTAGGCTCCCTGGTGGCCTGGGAGAGCCGCCGCTACAGCGACCTGCTGCTCTGGGACTTCCTTGACGCCCCCTTCAACCAGACGCTCAAGGACCTCCTGCTGCTGGCCTGGCTGGGCCGCCACTGCCCCAGCGTGAGCTTCATCCTGCAAGCCCTGGATGACGCCTTCGTGCGCGTCCCCGCCCTTCTGGACCACCTGCGGGCCCTGCCGCCCAGCACGGCCCGTGGCCTCTACCTGGGTGAGGTCTTCACCCAGGCCAAGCCCCTCCGGAAGCCTGGAGGACCCTTCTACGTGCCTGGGTCCTTCTTTGAAGGCGGCTACCCAGCCTACGCAAGTGGGGGCGGCTACATCATCGCGGGCCGCTTGGCACCCTGGCTGCTGCGGGCGGCGGCCCGCGTGGCGCCCTTCCCCTTCGATGATGTCTACACCGGCCTGTGCTTCCaagccctgggcctggccccCAGGACCCACAAAGGCTTCTTCACGGCCTGGCCGGCAGGCCGCACTGCTGACCCCTGTGCTTTCCGTGACCTGCTGCTGGTGCGGCCCCTCAGCCCCCAGGACAGCGTCCGGCTCTGGAAACAGCTGCGGGACCCTCAGCTCCAGTGCTGA